The DNA region CCTGTGCCCGCTCATGTGTGCGAGGCCCCGGATCATCGCTGCGCGCTGTCCGGGGCGACGAGGTTGTGAGGGAAACGTGGCGCCCAACCCCATCGGTCGTCCCGGAATCGCCGCAGGCGATATCCGGGACCCCGCACATTGGAAATCGGCACGGCTCGACGCCGGGTTCAACCCTGAGCCCGCTCATGGGTGCGAGGCCCCGGATCATCGCTGCGCGCTGTCCGGGGCGACGAGGTTGTGAGGGAAACGTGGCGCCCAACCCCATCGGTCGTCCCGGAATCGCCGCAGGCGATATCCGGGACCCCGCACATTGGAAATCGGCACGGCTCGACGACCGGGTTCAACCCTGTGCCCGCTCATGGGTGCGAGGCCCCGGATCATCGCTTTGCGCTGTCCGGGGCGACGAGGTTGTGAGGGAAACGTGGCGCCCAACCCCATCGGTCGTCCCGGAATCGCCGCAGGCGATATCCGGGACCCCGCACATTGGAAATCGGCACGGCTCGACGCCGGGTTCAACCCTGGGCCCGCTCATGTGTGCGAGGCCCCGGATCATCGCTTTGCGCTGTCCGGGGCGACGAGGTTGTGAGGGAAACGTGGCGCCCAACCCCATCGGTCGTCCCGGAATCGCCGCAGGCGATATCCGGGACCCCGCACATTGGAAATCGGCACGGCTCGACGACCGGGTTCAACCCTGTGCCCGCTCATGGGTGCGAGGCCCCGGATCATCGCTTTGCGCTGTCCGGGGCGACGAGGTTGTGAGGGAAACGTGGCGCCCAACCCCATCGGTCGTCCCGGAATCGCCGCAGGCGATATCCGGGACCCCGCACATTGGAAATCGGCACGGCTCGACGCCGGGTTCAACCCTGGGCCCGCTCATGTGTGCGAGGCCCCGGATCATCGCTTTGCGCTGTCCGGGGCGACGAGGTTGTGAGGGAAACGTGGCGCCCAACTCCACCGGTCGTCCCGGAATCGCCGCAGGCGATATCCGGGACCCCGCACATTGGAAATCGGCACGGCTCGACGACCGGGTTCAACCCTGTGCCCGCTCATGGGTGCGAGGCCCCGGATCATCGCTGCGCGCTGTCCGGGGCGACGAGGTTGTGAGGGAAACGTGGCGCCCAACCCCATCGGTCGTCCCGGAATCGCCGCAGGCGATATCCGGGACCCCGCACATTGGAAATCGGCACGGCTCGACGCCGGGTTCAACCCTGTGCCCGCTCATGTGTGCGAGGCCCCGGATCATCGCTTTGCGCTGTCCGGGGCGACGAGGTTGTGAGGGAAACGTGGCGCCCAACCCCATCGGTCGTCCCGGAATCGCCGCAGGCGATATCCGGGACCCCGCACATTGGAAATCGGCACGGCTCGACGCCGGGTTCAACCCTGGGCCCGCTCATGTGTGCGAGGCCCCGGATCATCGCTTTGCGCTGTCCGGGGCGACGAGGTTGTGAGGGAAACGTGGCGCCCAACTCCACCGGTCGTCCCGGAATCGCCGCAGGCGATATCCGGGACCCCGCACATTGGAAATCGGCACGGCTCGACGACCGGGTTCAACCCTGTGCCCGCTCATGGGTGCGAGGCCCCGGATCATCGCTTTGCGCTGTCCGGGGCGACGAGGTTGTGAGGGAAACGTGGCGCCCAACTCCACCGGTCGTCCCGGAATCGCCGCAGGCGATATCCGGGACCCCGGGCGTGGCGGAGCTGCACGGCGTTGGGTGTAGGCGGATGGCTGGAATCGGCGTAGAATCTTGTAGCGATGAGTGACTGGCTTTCGGGCAAGACGGTGTCGCTGGTCCTCGGGTCCGGTGGGGCGCGAGGGTTGGCACATATCGGTGTGATTCGGGCGCTCGAGGCTGCCGGGGCCAGGATCGAGGCGGTGTCCGGCAGTTCCATGGGCGCGCTGGTGGGCGGCATTTACGCCACCGGCAAGCTGCAGGCCTACGAGGACTGGGTCTGCGGGCTGGAGCGCTCCGACGTACTCTCGTTTGTCGACTGGTCGTTTGCTGGCGGCGGACTGATGCAGGGCCGCAAGATCATCAACAAGCTTGAGGAGCTGGTCGGAAAAACCAACATCGAGGAGCTGGAGATCGATTTTACCGCCGTGGCGGTCGATATCGACCATGGCCGCGAAGTGTGGCTGAGCCGTGGCTCGCTGTTCGACGCCATACGGGCTTCGATCGCCATTCCGGGTATTTTCACGCCCCACCGCTACCGGGGCCGCACGTTCGTCGACGGCGGCATTCTCAATCCCGTGCCGGTAGCACCCACGTTGAGAAACATGACCGACCTGACCATCGTGGTCGACGTTAACGGGCCTGAATCCGATCCGGCTCCGCTGGAAGAAGGCCCCCCATCCGACAACGAATCCGAAGGCGTCATGAACCGCCTGCGGGAGTTCGTCGACGGATTCCGCTCCGATCGGCAGCCGGAGGAAACCCGGCCGGGCCTGCTGGCCGTGCTGATGCGGTCGCTCGACACCATGCAGTCTGTAATCGCGCGCCAACATCTGGCCGTATTCCAGCCCGACCTGGCCGTGCTGATTCCCAAGAATGCCTGCATGGTGCATGAGTTCTACCAGGCACGCGCAATGATCGATCTGGGTCGGGACCTGGCTGAACAGAGTTTCAGGTCCAGGGATCGGTATACTGTTCAGCCCGCACCCTACGACAAGGCGGAGAATGAGACCGATGGTGAATGACGACCAGATGCTGTTCGACGAAGCGGCCGACTCAGTGGTTGATCTGGGCAACCGGATCGCAGAAAGCAACCCCGGGGCCGATCCCTGGGCGCTGGCCGACGGACTGATTGCCGGCGCTGTCCATTTCTGGCTTTACGCCCATCAGCCCGAGCGGCCCGTGCCGTCCGACGATGACCTGCTCACGGCCCGAGAGCGGGTACAGGAACTGGTCGACCTCATCATGCAGTCCGCCGAAGACAGCGAATACCTGCACTCCCCCCTGGACAACGACGTCGGACGAGCTTGAAGGGCAGGTTCGAGGCAAAGACCTAGAACCTCGAACCTAGCTCCTCGAACCTAGTCTCCTCGAACCTCGAACCTGCCCCTTACCGCTGTGCGTCGCGGATGGCCTTGAACTCGTTGCCTTCGTACCACTCCGGCCATTCTTCGCTGTCGGCGAGATGGCGGCCTACCTTGTAGAGCAGCTCGAAGTCTTCCATGACGCCACGCAGGTCCCAGTCGGGATCATATTCATCCGCGGGCTTGTGATAGCGGTTGTCGCGGTAGTCCCGCGCCCAGGCCTCGCCGTACTCGCGGCCGTGCTCACGGTGATCCTCTCCACCCTTGGCGTAGAGCGCCGGAATGCCGGCCCGGGCAAAGTTGAAGTGATCGGAGCGGTAGTAGAACCCGGCCTCGGGACTGGGCTCGGGCTCGATGTAGCGGTCCTGCGCCTCGGCCGCCACGGCCAGGATGTCCTCCAGTTCGGAGGAACCATAGCCAACGACCACCACGTCACGCATGGGACCGGCCAGGGTCATGGCATCCATGTTGATCGCGGCCACGGTGTTTTCGTGCGAAAAGACCGGATCGTGCACGTAGTGGGCAGAACCGAGCAAACCGGACTCTTCCAGGGTCACGGCCATGAACAGGACCGAACGCTCCGGCGTGCCGGCTTCCTGGAAGGCACTGGCGATTTCGATCAGTCCCGCCGTGCCCGAGGCATTGTCGATGGCCCCGTTGTAGATTCCTTCCGAACCCGGAATGTCCTCGTCGCGTCCGAGATGATCCCAATGCGCCATGTAGACGATGGCCTCATCGGGCCGCTCCGTGCCCGGCAGCAGTCCCAGCACGTTGTAGGACAAGCCCTCGCGTATGTCGTTGCGCACACTGGCAGTCGCCGTGGCACCCAGGTTGACTGGCGTGAAACCGCCGGCACCGGCCCGCTCCCGTTCCTCGTAGAAATCCAGCCCGGCATTGGCAAACAGTTCCTGTGCGGCATCCACGGTGATCCATCCCTCGATCACCGATCTGGGCTCGTCACCTTCTTCGGCGAGCACGAACTGAGGCGTTGACCAGGAACCCGTGACGACTTCCCAGGGATAGGAAGCCGGCTCGGTCTCGTGGACGATGATGGCGGCAGCCGCTCCCTGTCGGGCGGCTTCCTCGTACTTGTAGGTCCAGCGACCGTAATAGGTCATGGCCCGACCACTGAACACGTCCTCGTCGCCAGCGTCATAACCGGGGTCGTTGACCAGAATGACCACCGTCTTGCCTTCCACGTCCAGACCGGCATAGTCGTTCCAGTCGTATTCCGGGGCCACGATGCCGTAGCCGACAAAGACGACGTCGCTGTCTGACACGCCGTGCTCCTCCTCGCCAAGCAGGCGCGTGTTGATGATCATGTCACCCGGGTAGACCAGCTCAACAAGCTCATCATCGAATGCAATATCGAGGGAGGATCGATGCCGATTGGTCAGCTCCAGGTTGGGCACGGGCTGCAGGTAGCTGTCCCCGTAGCCGGGCTTCAGGCCCAGCTCCGCGAACTCGCGCACGAGAAAGTCGACGGTCAGACGCTCTCCCCGGGTACCGGGTGCGCGGCCCTCGAACTCGTCGGAAGCCAGGATCTGGAGGTTCTCGTCGTAACGATCCATCAGCATCGCACCGGCGGGCACCTCCGGCATGGACGGGTCCATGACTTCGGGCTGCTCGGCTTCGGTGACCTCAGGTGCCGGCTCGGCGGGTTCGGCCGGCTCCTCGGCAGGCTGGCAGGCGATCAGTGCCAGGCTGGCGCACAGGCAGAAAAAGATTCGGTTCATCGGAAATCCAGCAAGACTATTGACCAGATCGCATTGTAGCCCCGAGCGCGGCCCAGTGCGAGTTAGATCAGGCCGGACTCCAGGGCCTTGAGGACCGCCCGGGTACGATCCCGCACTCCGAACTTCGACAGGATGCTTGAAACGTGGTTCTTGATCGTGCCTTCGGCCACATTGAGCGCATTCGCGATCTCCTTGTTCGAGTAGCCGCCGGCCATCAGGCGCAGAATCTCGGTTTCGCGCCCGGTCAGTGGATCCGGCGTGGGCAGGCTGGAAAACTCGGTTCGCATCTGGCCCAGGCCCTTCATCAGGCGCTCGGTCACAGCGGGCTTGACAAGCGTTCCCCCGCTGGCCACGGTTCGTACGGCCGTCAGTAGCTCCTCCAGAGCCACATCCTTGAGCAGGTAGCCACGAGCACCGGCGCGAATCCCGGCCAGCACCAGCTCTTCATCATCAAAAGTCGTCAGAATAATGGTCGGCGGCAACTGATCGCTTTCGCCGAGCTCCGTCAGCACGTCGATTCCGTTTTTCCCCGGCATCCGGATATCGAGCAGCAGCACATCGGGCGCCAGCTCGGGCACACGCTCGATCGCACTCTCCCCATCAATTGCCTCGCCGACCACCTCTATATCGTCGGCCAATTCCAGTAGCGAACGCACGCCCTGCCGTACCAGCGTCTGGTCGTCGACCACCATTACCCTGATCATGATGCATTCTCCTGTGGAAGCCAGGCCTTAACCTGAAACCCGGCGCCCGGCCGGGTGGCAATATCCAGCCGGCCACCGATCTCCCTGAGTCGTTCCCGCATACCATTGATGCCATTGCCGGGAAGAATATCAGGCGCCCCCCGGCCATTGTCACGTGCCCGCAACACCAGACCATCCTCGCCCATGATCAAGCTGATCCACAACCGCGTGGCCTGGGCGTGGCGCACCGTGTTGGTAATCACCTCCTGAGCGCACCGCAACAGGATTTGCGCCCGACGAGGGTCGGTTGCCGCCACGCCATCGGGTATGTCCAGCGTAATTTCGAGATCCGGCACACCCTCGGCCAGGGTTGTCAGGGCCTCACGCAAATCAACCTGGTCATCCCGGCGCATGTCGCTGACCACCTCTCGAACGTCCGACAACAGCAGGCGGGCAATCGAGCCGGCCTTGTCCACGTGGTCGCGCGCCTTGCCTTCCGACAGGTGACTGGCAACCTCCAGATTCAAGGTCAACGCGGTCAAGTGATGTCCCACGAGATCATGCAGGTCGCGCGAGATTCTCACCCGCTCGGCAATACGTGTGTTTTCGGTCAGCAGGGACTGGGTGGCGAGCAGTTCAGAGTTGACCCGACGCAGCTCGGCGCGGGCCTTGACCTGCCTGAGGGCCAGCAATGAGGCCACGAACGGCACCGAGGTCATGGCCAGGTTCATCAGCAGGTACACCAACACCACCTGCCAGTTGCCGTCAGGCACCACCAGCACCCAGACGCTGATCACGACCGCCAGCACCGCCGCCCAGGCCACGCCAATGACCAGTGGAAGCAACCAGGGTAACAGGGCGGCTACCAGCATGGCCAGCAGGCTGCCCAAGCCGGACCGGGTGAAATAGCTAACCGCGCAGGCCCCCAGCGATAGCAACACCAGCACGAACACCCGCTTCCAGAAAGCGCCCTGGCGCTGGCGCGGAATGACCGGGTGCCAAAGCGCGACCAGAAACAGCAGTGCGCCCGCCCACCAGCCGGCAATTCGCACCGTCTGGGCCCCTTCCGGCATGAGCAGGGGAAGAATCAGCAAGGGCAGTGCCGTCAGCACCCACAGCAGCGTGCCCACGTACCGCAGCCATTCGATGGGCTTGAGCTCACCGAGTTGCTGCAGGCGACCGAAAAAGCCGTTGACCCAGTTGATCCACATGATGCTATTTTAACCCGGCCCTCGCCATACAGGATGAGCCAGTGGTCATGGCCCAAACGAAAACCGCCGGGCAGAGCCCGGCGGTTTCGGATCATTTCGGGAAACTCAGTTCCCTGTAATCGGCCCTGTATCAGGCGCGGAAGAAGCGGATACCGATACCACCGGCAATCAGCATCATCAGCGCGAACAGGATCAGACCCCACTTCTGCATGGTCGGAACCACCAGAGGCTGACCGGAGCAGGAGAAGCTGTATTCCACGGTCTCGTTGTTGGGGTCATTCGTGGTGCACGACAGCGTGGCCGAATAGCTCGCAACGTCCGGAAGTTCACAAGCAATCTGGAACCCGAAGTCTTCGCCGCCGCCAATCGATTCGTCAATACTGGCCGGAGATAGGTCAAACACGCCATCCGGGTCATCCAGGGAGCCACAGCTCAGGTCCAGATCGGCATTGCCATTGTTGCTGACAGTGACATTCTGGCTAAGGACGGCACCAGGCTGGCTCATGCCCAGATTGACATTCGGGCCCGGGTTGGTCGAGAAGCGGGCTTCGGTGACGCCTTCGCCCGTGGCCTCCGCGGTATCGGAACGGGTATCGCCATTGCCATCTTCACCGCTGACCGTCAGCGTGGCCGAAACCGCACCATCGCTGGTCGGCGTGAACTCGACCGTAACCGAGCAGGTGTCTCCCGGCGCAAGCGACGTGCCATCGCAGTCTTCGGTATCGATGCTGAACTGTCCATCACCTGACAGCGAGACAGTATCAATGGCCACGGCCGATCCGCCGCTTTCATTGTTGGACACCGTGAAGGTGTGCTGCTCGGAGTCCTCGTTGGTCAGCAACTCGCCAAAGTCATGATCGGCGGAAATCGTGATGTCGCCTGCGGGGCCGGGGGTACCTTCGCCGCTGAGAGCAACCGAATCATTCGTGGTCTGACCGGCATCGCTCTGAACGGTGATAGTGCCTTCACGGTTACCGAGATCACCTGGCTCGAAATCAACGTACTGCTGGCAATCTTCACCATCGGCAAGCGAGAACGGGAAGGTCGTTGGGCAATTCCCACCAGAGACCAGAGAGAAGTCTCCTGCATGAGTGCCGCCGATGATGATGTCACTCACTTCAAGATCGATATCGTCAGTGCCTTCATTGCTGATGGTGAAGGGTTGCGCACCAGCGGGGCCCTCACCCACTTCCTGGGTCTGGAAGTCCAGGCTGGTTGGTTGTACGTTCAGGACAGCGCTAATATCTACGACATTCACTGCACCGTCGTTCAATGTTACGTCAGCATCACCCGGGAAAACTGAACTGATCGACAGTTCAAGCGGTGTGTCATCACCAACCTCGGCCGAACCATCAACATCGAAAGTAATCGTGCCACCAGGAACGAAATCCGGCAGATTATTTGGGGAATTATCCAAGCTCACTCGAATGACCGACGGATTGCCATCGTCAATGACAATACAAGCTGCGTTGCTAATGCCACTCACGTTGTCCAAACAACCATCGGGGACATCCTCAAAGACACCCGGGAACACCTCTTCCTCGGTGACCTGAGGATCAATGTGATCGGTTGAAAAAGTTATATCAAAGAAGATTTCCGTAACATCTTCCGCCGAGTTCTCGAAGGACCATTCAACGGTCGCTTCGGCTGTACCTTCGGCAATATTTGCCTCCGAAACCGTGACCGTCGCACCGATGGCCTGGCTTGTCATAAGGAGGCAACTCGCCGCAAAGACCGTTGAAACAAAAAGACGTTCTAACATCACTCTTACCTCGCCTAACATGATTTGTGAATTCTAGTTTATTTGGCCCAACTCAGCGCAAGACTTCGCAGGAATTTTGACCCGTAGCCATTGCAGCGAAGATGGCGAATCTGTCGTCGGAGTTGACCACTCCATCCTCGTTGAAGTCGGGTTGCCCTCCCGCGGGAGTACCCCCTCCAGTGGCCATTTCCACGAAAATGGCTTGACGGTCATCGGAGTTCACTTCTTGCCAGCCATCGCTGGCCGGCGCACGATCAGGATCTGTCAATCCACGACACAGACGGCCGGGACGTGTGTCGCGACGTGAGTCGAAGTCGTCAAAGTCGATGTGGGCATTGGTACCGCCATCCGCACCATTGATGTTGCCCAGGAAGGTTCGAACCAGGGGCACGCCGCTGGTGTCATGGGTTGTGACGAGGTCCTGCGTTTCATCGTCATGATTGACAGCAAAACGAATCTCGGCGTTGTCATCGGATGCCCAGACAAGCTGGACTGAATGCCAGCCACCGCCAATCCCATCAGCCGAAAGGGAAACGGCGCTACCGCCATCATCGTAGACCTGCAACACCAGGTCTCCATGATCATTACCGGGCTGGAACCAGACCTGAATAACATCCTCGTCGTTCTGATCTTGAGCCGCGAAGATCAGGACATCCTCGTCTCCAGCATAGTCAAGAAAGACATAGAAGCGGGCCTTATAAGTCGTCTCATTATTCGGCGAGTCGGTGCCCACATATCGTTCTGACCCATCTACCGGCACACGGAGTCCACACGGCCCGCCGTAACGACGATTGCCGCTGCCCTGGTAACCCGTGTTGCTGTCATCCAGACCCTCAGTAAGGCTGTTGGTCCACCTTTCAACCGTGCAGGTTGGCAATGCATGGGCCTGCAGGGACAAACCAAGGAAGGCAGCTGCGGCGCTGCCGATCAGCAAGCAGCGGGCCAGCCGCCGGGTGCGATTCATGTTCATTTTCATTCCTGACCTCATTTGATTGAGCACTCCATGGAATTTCATTCTGGTGACCGGCTGGTTGCCAAAAAGCTGGCATGACCCTCCGACCACGACTCCCATCGAGGCATGACATTGCGAGTGTATATCAGGCACGGCCTGGTCGCAAGCACGTAAAGACAACGGCCATCACGGAAAATTCAATACCCGTGGGCATTTCGGCGATACCGCACGCCGATTCTTCCGGCCCGTTGTTGCCTCTCACTACCTCTATACGCAATTCGTCGGGAAAACGGGTCATCGGATTTCGAAGTTTTCGGGTCGGGAGGGGTATTGACGCGTTGCTCCAGCCAAGTACGAGGATCTCAATTGGGGCTCGCCGGTGGCTTCGTTGCATGCCGTGCAGAAACGCTGCGCCGGACGGGATTGCTGCGCCCGCCTGCGGCGGGCTTGTCCTTCGGACTGAAGCGCTTCGCGCTTCAGCGAGCTCGCCATGCTGCGCATGGCTCGGTTGACTGCGCGGCCTGCGGCCGCTTGCCCTCCACGCGCGACGGCATTCCGGATTCGCTTCTTGCGCTGCGCGCAAACCGCGAAACCTCCACTACCTCCGCTTCGCTCCGGGTAGCTCCGGCCGCTACGCGGCCTGCGCATCGATCCCTCTCCCCCAGCCAGATACGAAAAAACCCGCGCAAGGCGGGCTTTTTCGTATCTGGCTGGGGGAGAGGGATTCGAACCCCCGCTGACGGAGTCAGAGTCCGTAGTCCTACCACTAGACGATCCCCCAAGAGATCGTTTGCGGACAGTCTCAAGACACGTAGGTCGGGGTTGCATCCCCGACGGACGAGAGCTCGGCAGGCTCCGCGTGCCGGGGACGCAGCCCCGGCCTACAGTGTGTGCTGGCTTCCGATTATCGCTTGGAGTACTGGGTGGCTTTACGGGCCTTATGCAGACCAATCTT from Wenzhouxiangella sp. AB-CW3 includes:
- a CDS encoding patatin-like phospholipase family protein, producing MSDWLSGKTVSLVLGSGGARGLAHIGVIRALEAAGARIEAVSGSSMGALVGGIYATGKLQAYEDWVCGLERSDVLSFVDWSFAGGGLMQGRKIINKLEELVGKTNIEELEIDFTAVAVDIDHGREVWLSRGSLFDAIRASIAIPGIFTPHRYRGRTFVDGGILNPVPVAPTLRNMTDLTIVVDVNGPESDPAPLEEGPPSDNESEGVMNRLREFVDGFRSDRQPEETRPGLLAVLMRSLDTMQSVIARQHLAVFQPDLAVLIPKNACMVHEFYQARAMIDLGRDLAEQSFRSRDRYTVQPAPYDKAENETDGE
- a CDS encoding IPTL-CTERM sorting domain-containing protein, producing the protein MLGEVRVMLERLFVSTVFAASCLLMTSQAIGATVTVSEANIAEGTAEATVEWSFENSAEDVTEIFFDITFSTDHIDPQVTEEEVFPGVFEDVPDGCLDNVSGISNAACIVIDDGNPSVIRVSLDNSPNNLPDFVPGGTITFDVDGSAEVGDDTPLELSISSVFPGDADVTLNDGAVNVVDISAVLNVQPTSLDFQTQEVGEGPAGAQPFTISNEGTDDIDLEVSDIIIGGTHAGDFSLVSGGNCPTTFPFSLADGEDCQQYVDFEPGDLGNREGTITVQSDAGQTTNDSVALSGEGTPGPAGDITISADHDFGELLTNEDSEQHTFTVSNNESGGSAVAIDTVSLSGDGQFSIDTEDCDGTSLAPGDTCSVTVEFTPTSDGAVSATLTVSGEDGNGDTRSDTAEATGEGVTEARFSTNPGPNVNLGMSQPGAVLSQNVTVSNNGNADLDLSCGSLDDPDGVFDLSPASIDESIGGGEDFGFQIACELPDVASYSATLSCTTNDPNNETVEYSFSCSGQPLVVPTMQKWGLILFALMMLIAGGIGIRFFRA
- a CDS encoding M28 family metallopeptidase — protein: MNRIFFCLCASLALIACQPAEEPAEPAEPAPEVTEAEQPEVMDPSMPEVPAGAMLMDRYDENLQILASDEFEGRAPGTRGERLTVDFLVREFAELGLKPGYGDSYLQPVPNLELTNRHRSSLDIAFDDELVELVYPGDMIINTRLLGEEEHGVSDSDVVFVGYGIVAPEYDWNDYAGLDVEGKTVVILVNDPGYDAGDEDVFSGRAMTYYGRWTYKYEEAARQGAAAAIIVHETEPASYPWEVVTGSWSTPQFVLAEEGDEPRSVIEGWITVDAAQELFANAGLDFYEERERAGAGGFTPVNLGATATASVRNDIREGLSYNVLGLLPGTERPDEAIVYMAHWDHLGRDEDIPGSEGIYNGAIDNASGTAGLIEIASAFQEAGTPERSVLFMAVTLEESGLLGSAHYVHDPVFSHENTVAAINMDAMTLAGPMRDVVVVGYGSSELEDILAVAAEAQDRYIEPEPSPEAGFYYRSDHFNFARAGIPALYAKGGEDHREHGREYGEAWARDYRDNRYHKPADEYDPDWDLRGVMEDFELLYKVGRHLADSEEWPEWYEGNEFKAIRDAQR
- a CDS encoding sensor histidine kinase gives rise to the protein MWINWVNGFFGRLQQLGELKPIEWLRYVGTLLWVLTALPLLILPLLMPEGAQTVRIAGWWAGALLFLVALWHPVIPRQRQGAFWKRVFVLVLLSLGACAVSYFTRSGLGSLLAMLVAALLPWLLPLVIGVAWAAVLAVVISVWVLVVPDGNWQVVLVYLLMNLAMTSVPFVASLLALRQVKARAELRRVNSELLATQSLLTENTRIAERVRISRDLHDLVGHHLTALTLNLEVASHLSEGKARDHVDKAGSIARLLLSDVREVVSDMRRDDQVDLREALTTLAEGVPDLEITLDIPDGVAATDPRRAQILLRCAQEVITNTVRHAQATRLWISLIMGEDGLVLRARDNGRGAPDILPGNGINGMRERLREIGGRLDIATRPGAGFQVKAWLPQENAS
- a CDS encoding response regulator; the encoded protein is MIRVMVVDDQTLVRQGVRSLLELADDIEVVGEAIDGESAIERVPELAPDVLLLDIRMPGKNGIDVLTELGESDQLPPTIILTTFDDEELVLAGIRAGARGYLLKDVALEELLTAVRTVASGGTLVKPAVTERLMKGLGQMRTEFSSLPTPDPLTGRETEILRLMAGGYSNKEIANALNVAEGTIKNHVSSILSKFGVRDRTRAVLKALESGLI